The following proteins come from a genomic window of Venturia canescens isolate UGA chromosome 4, ASM1945775v1, whole genome shotgun sequence:
- the Phf5a gene encoding PHD finger-like domain-containing protein 5A: MAKHHPDLIFCRKQPGVAIGRLCEKCDGKCVICDSYVRPCTLVRICDECNYGSYQGRCVICGGPGVSDAYYCKECTIQEKDRDGCPKIVNLGSSKTDLFYERKKYGFKRR; encoded by the exons atgGCAAAGCATCATCCGGATTTGATCTTCTGTCGCAAACAACCCGGCGTTG CAATTGGTCGTCTGTGTGAAAAATGCGATGGAAAATGCGTAATTTGTGATTCTTACGTTCGTCCATGTACTCTCGTGCGAATTTGTGACGAGTGTAATTATGGTTCGTATCAAGGACGTTGCGTGATATGCGGAGGTCCTGGTGTATCAGACGCTTATTACTGCAAAGAATGTACAATTCAAGAAAAGGAT AGAGACGGATGTCCAAAAATAGTAAACCTCGGCAGTTCCAAAACAGATCTATTCTATGAGCGGAAAAAATATGGATTTAAGAGGAGATAA
- the LOC122408734 gene encoding rab5 GDP/GTP exchange factor: MSKNKAASRRIAADLLCKNGCGFYRNAEWEGYCSKCYREHLQKRRAQRERTAKSQSHEGESPGKVSRSSSYGRSDDPKRQHEKKNKLLNISSFWKPTVKSHGYDDNQDLEKVKIESRELLALIVKTPAEKDVQKCINSFVNKIIQNKDFKRIEELSEIAQNFYQGFGKRMENSPNYAGISSEVKERLLDYVERYAMTLLYSTLFCPQFTTDEDKDLAIQNRIRQLNWVSGKHLECRIHETSPEVRELVYTSITDLLNMDSAKAPQEKLACVVHCCRNIFLLLQQSVGGPASADEFLPALIFIVLKANPARLKSNINFITRFCNASKLMTGEGGYYFTNLCCAVSFVENLTAESLNMSQKDFDAYMSGERVPANTWESALTICESLHLMCEEVTLLDELKVKNENIVKEALELKKEWLEFHDKIKTEISALVERTPLIISRSQRIPTNLDCELDLESYQLPPPIIPQIFSHMANEETDSLTVGARTSDGKASSSSTEDCGCITPSPTFDFPPFSDDCCLDRSRADDETSLISLETQSDFMMGNETQAQSDDRSIADSLLDNSPQNQATNLPSPLKPAPRKSSNLAEDYHGFTLQGSTIQTIPCDTGDLSHATDHESDPYSTYYQNI, encoded by the exons atgtctaagAACAAAGCAGCCTCAAGGCGAATCGCAGCTGATCTACTGTGCAAAAATGGTTGTGGATTTTATAGAAATGCCGAGTGGGAAGGATATTGCAGCAAATGTTACAGAGAACATTTACAAAAACGTAGAGCACAGAGAGAACGAACAGCAAAAAGTCAAAGTCATGAAgg TGAGAGTCCTGGAAAAGTTTCAAGATCATCAAGTTATGGGAGAAGCGACGACCCAAAACGGcagcatgaaaaaaagaacaagctcttgaatatttcttcattttggaaaccaaCAGTGAAAT CACATGGCTACGATGATAACCAAGATTTGGAGAAAGTGAAAATCGAGAGTCGAGAACTTTTGGCTCTCATTGTAAAAACACCTGCAGAAAAAGATGTACAAAAGTGCATTAATTCGTTTgtcaataaaattattcaaaacaaagACTTCAAGAGGATTGAAGAATTGTCAGAGATTGCACAGAATTTCTATCAGGGCTTTGGAAAGAGAATGGAAAACAGTCCTAATTATGCAG GAATTTCATCAGAAGTTAAAGAACGTCTGCTTGATTATGTTGAAAGATACGCTATGACCTTGTTGTACAGTACCTTGTTTTGTCCTCAATTTACCACAGATGAGGATAAAGATTTAGCCATTCAAAATAG GATAAGACAATTGAATTGGGTGAGTGGCAAGCACCTTGAATGTAGAATACATGAGACGAGTCCAGAAGTACGTGAATTGGTTTACACATCGATAACAGATTTGTTGAACATGGATTCGGCTAAAGCTCCGCAGGAGAAGCTCGCCTGCGTGGTGCACTGTTGTCGGAATATATTTTTACTGCTTCAACAGTCGGTTGGTGGTCCAGCATCGGCAGATGAATTTTTGCCAGCTTTAATCTTCATCGTTCTAAAAGCAAATCCTGCGAGACTTAAAagtaatattaattttataacAAGGTTTTGCAACGCTAGCAAATTAATGACCGGCGAAGGTGGTTACTACTTTACAAATCTC tgcTGTGCTGTTTCATTCGTTGAGAATCTTACTGCAGAATCTCTAAATATGTCGCAGAAAGATTTCGATGCTTACATGTCCGGAGAAAGAGTGCCAGCGAATACCTGGGAATCTGCACTCACAAtatgtgaa AGTCTTCATCTCATGTGTGAAGAAGTTACGTTGCTCGACGagttaaaagtgaaaaatgaaaacatcGTAAAAGAAGCGCTAGAATTGAAGAAAGAATGGCTCGAATTTCACGACAAAATTAAGACTGAAATCAGTGCTCTGGTGGAGAGAACCCCGCTCATTATATCGCGGAGCCAACGAATCCCAACGAATTTAGATTGCGAACTTGATTTGGAAAGTTATCAATTGCCACCTCCTATAATACCTCAG attttttctcacatggCTAACGAGGAAACGGACAGTTTAACGGTTGGAGCACGAACGTCGGACGGAAAAGCATCGTCTTCTTCGACCGAAGATTGCGGCTGTATAACACCATCGCCAACTTTTGATTTTCCTCCATTCAGCGACGATTGTTGTCTCGATAGAAGTCGTGCCGACGACGAAACCAGTCTCATAAGTCTAGAAACACAATCTGATTTTATGATGGGCAATGAAACTCAAGCTCAATCCGACGACAGATCGATTGCTGATAGTCTCCTCGATAATTCGCCCCAGAACCAGGCTACCAATTTACCGTCACCACTCAAACCCGCACCACGTAAATCATCTAATTTGGCGGAAGATTATCACGGATTTACTCTTCAGGGCTCGACCATACAAACAATTCCTTGTGATACTGGCGATCTCTCACACGCTACGGATCACGAATCAGATCCATATTCCACTTATTaccaaaatatataa